TCGTCGCTGGCCCAGCTGTCGCTCGGCGAGCAGGTCGCGCGGGCCTACGCACCGACCGGCGGTGTCATCTGCGGGACCACGGCGACGCCGCCCGCCGGCGGCGAGGCACCGAAGGGGCCGGTGAAGAACCTCGCCTACACCGGCGGCGCCTACGACACCGTGCCGCTGTTCTGGACCGGCACCGCGATGCTGCTGCTCGGCGTGGTCATGGTGGCCGCGATGCCGGGCGGACGGCGTCGCCCGCTCGCCGTCGCCGTCGAAGAGAAGCCGTTCAAGCCGTCACCCCGTCCGCGCGACTGATCCGAGGGGTGTGAAGGAACCCGTCAGGTGCTCCTGGCGGGTTCCTTTGCGTTCAGCCCTGGCGAAGCGTCGTGACCATCGCCTCGACAGCGATACGCGGCTTCACGTTCAGGTCGATCGCCTCGCGGCATTCCAGCACCGCTTCGAGCCGGCGAAGTGTCGACTCCGGCGTCCACGACGAAGCCGCTTCGCGGATCTGGTCGGCGTGGTCCGGGTGGTTGAGCGACGCGCCCGAGCGGGTTCCCGTCACCAGGACGTCGCGGTAGAACCCGGCGAGGTCGACCAGCGCGAGGTCGAGCGTGTCGCGCTGGGTCCGGGTGGCGCGGGACTTCTGCTTCTTCTCCAGCTGCTTGACGGCGGCTTCGGCGGCCCGCTTCGCGCCGGCGACGCCCTTGCCGACGCCGTCGCCGCCCATCGCGGTGCGCAGTTCGTTGCGCTCGTCCTCGTCGCGGCCCTTGCTCGCCTCGCCCGCGTCAGCCTCGGCCGCGCTGATCAGCTGGTCGGCGCACGTGAAGACGTCGCTGGGACGGCGCAGGCCGAGCGGGATCCGCAGCACGGTGGCCCGGCGCTGCCGCGCGGCCTCGTCCGTGGCGAGCCGGCGCGCGCGGCCGACGTGGCCGCCGCACACCGAAGCGGCCCACTGCGCGCGTTCCGGGTCGACGCCGTCCCGGCGCACCAGGACGTCCGCGATCGCTTCCGGCGGCGGCGTCCGCAGCGTCACCAGGCGGCAGCGCGAACGGATCG
This window of the Amycolatopsis balhimycina FH 1894 genome carries:
- a CDS encoding DNA polymerase III subunit delta', which gives rise to MTTTERIGVWNQLVGQEPAVETLSAAASAAAKIVAGEPAPPGAMTHAWLLTGPPGSGRSVAARTFAAALQCSTGTGCDACPGCHTTMAGTHADVRLVVPEGLSISVAEMRALVQAAARRPTTGSWQVVIIEDADRLTEGASNALLKAVEEPPDRTVFLLCAPSDHPEDVSVTIRSRCRLVTLRTPPPEAIADVLVRRDGVDPERAQWAASVCGGHVGRARRLATDEAARQRRATVLRIPLGLRRPSDVFTCADQLISAAEADAGEASKGRDEDERNELRTAMGGDGVGKGVAGAKRAAEAAVKQLEKKQKSRATRTQRDTLDLALVDLAGFYRDVLVTGTRSGASLNHPDHADQIREAASSWTPESTLRRLEAVLECREAIDLNVKPRIAVEAMVTTLRQG